A window of the Bacteroides thetaiotaomicron VPI-5482 genome harbors these coding sequences:
- a CDS encoding sulfotransferase family protein, with product MGLLEFNKLPINTLVGADWKTFKAITAGRDIDAAYKGKYRLTKAVCRLLSPLAALQDKRYEKLLANQPLEHDPVFILGHWRSGTTFVHNVFSCDKHFGYNTTYQTVFPHLMMWGQPFFKKNMSWLMPDKRPTDNMELAVDLPQEEEFALSNMMPYTYYNFWFLPKYQQEYADKYLLFDDITDKELKVFEEVFTKLIKISLWNTKGTQFLSKNPPHTGRVKELVKMFPNAKFIYLMRNPYTVFESTRSFFTNTIQPLKLEDVSNEQLEENILSIYAKLYHKYESDKKFIPEGNLIEVKFEDFEADAMGMTENIYKSLSIPGFAEAQGDIEKYVGGKKGYKKNKYKYDDRTIRLVEENWDFALKQWNYNL from the coding sequence AAGGCAATCACTGCCGGCCGTGATATTGATGCTGCTTATAAAGGCAAGTACCGGTTGACGAAAGCGGTGTGCCGCCTGCTTTCTCCGTTGGCTGCATTGCAGGATAAACGCTACGAAAAGTTGTTGGCCAATCAGCCGCTGGAACATGATCCGGTATTCATTCTGGGACACTGGCGGAGTGGAACTACTTTTGTACATAACGTGTTCTCCTGCGACAAGCATTTTGGGTATAACACAACTTATCAGACCGTATTCCCGCATCTGATGATGTGGGGACAGCCTTTCTTCAAGAAGAATATGAGCTGGCTGATGCCGGACAAGCGTCCGACGGATAATATGGAGCTGGCAGTGGATCTTCCGCAGGAGGAAGAGTTTGCATTGTCGAACATGATGCCGTATACCTATTATAATTTCTGGTTCCTGCCGAAATATCAACAGGAATATGCGGACAAGTATCTGCTGTTTGATGATATCACGGACAAAGAACTGAAAGTGTTTGAAGAGGTATTCACGAAATTGATCAAGATTTCTTTGTGGAACACCAAGGGTACGCAATTCCTCAGCAAGAACCCTCCTCATACGGGCAGGGTGAAAGAATTGGTGAAAATGTTCCCGAACGCCAAGTTTATCTACCTGATGCGTAATCCGTATACGGTATTTGAATCTACACGCAGTTTCTTTACAAATACAATCCAGCCTCTGAAACTGGAGGATGTCAGCAATGAACAATTGGAGGAGAATATCCTTTCTATTTATGCAAAGCTGTATCATAAGTATGAATCGGATAAGAAATTCATTCCGGAAGGCAATCTGATCGAAGTGAAGTTTGAAGACTTTGAAGCGGATGCGATGGGAATGACGGAGAATATTTATAAGTCACTTTCTATCCCCGGCTTCGCCGAAGCACAAGGAGATATCGAAAAATATGTCGGCGGCAAGAAGGGATATAAGAAGAATAAGTATAAATATGATGACCGGACGATTCGATTGGTAGAGGAAAACTGGGATTTTGCTTTGAAACAATGGAACTATAATTTATAA